The Paenibacillus sp. FSL H7-0357 nucleotide sequence CACTGCCTGCAAAGCATGGGAACGGAGGTAATCCCCCTTCTCTTTCAGTTCAGTCGACAATTCACGGACACCGTGACCGGCGGTAACGACCAGGAACCCGACATAATCCATAATTCCGCTCTCCACTGGCTTCAGGAAGTCGGCAAGACAGAGAAACGGCTCGACATTCTGCCGCGGGAAAGTAAAGGTATGCAGAACCTCTGCAGTGTTCTGCGGGTTATAGATCAGTATATCGTTACCCTGGGACTGTGCCGGGAAAAATTGATACATGGCATGAGGCTTAATGGTGCCCTCCAGCATCGCGTGATGCAGGATGTCATCCACTGTCTCCTTCAATTCAACGGTGCGGGCATCCCCGGCGGCAAGCTGTGCTTCCACCGAACCGCGTAATCCCAGGTGATGGCCCAGCAGCATCTGCATATTCACATATGGAATGATATGACCTAGCGGATAGCCGCGCAGCACATGGCGCTCTACGTCCGGCGGAATGAATACAGGTGCATCTGCTGAAATCTTGGACCGGACGGCCCGGGTCAGCACCGGAAGCTCCTGCTGCGGTGCCACCGCAACCGCCGCCTCCGCTTCAAGGCGGACCTCTTCTTCAATCTTGGCCCGCTCCAGCGGATTCATCAGCCGGTTAGCGATATCCAGACCATCCATCGCATCTTTAGCGTACAGTACCAGGCCGTCATATTCAGGCCGGATACGATTTTTAGTGAATTTACGGGTCAACGCGGCACCGCCTACCATGATCGGCACATCAATACCTGCTGAGCGCAAATCCTGGGCAGTCAGGACCATCTGCTGCGCCGACTTGACGAGCAGGCCGGATAGGCCGATCGCATCGGCCTTCTCCCGGCGGAAAGCTTCAATGATATTTTCAGGTGGTACTTTTATACCCAGATTAACGATCTGGTAACCATTGTTGGAGAGAATGATCTCCACAAGGTTCTTACCGATATCATGGACATCCCCTTTGACGGTGGCTAGCATAATCTTGCCTTTCACCGATGTCTCGTCCTTCTGCATAAACTGCTCCAGATGGCCGACAGAGGCCTTCATTACTTCAGCGCTTTGCAGCACTTCAGCGACAATCAGCTCATTGTTGTTAAATAACCGGCCCACCTCGGACATTCCAGCCATAAGCGGCCCGTTGATGATTTCCAGCGGACCACTTTTGGTCAGCGCTTCGTTAAGATCAGGTATCAGCCCTTCCTTCGTTCCTTCAACCACATAGGAAGCGAGCCGTTCTTCCAGCGAAAGATTGGAGATCTTCTCTTTCTTCTCAACCTTTTTCTCACGGAACGCAGCAACGAAGGCAGACAGAGTCTCATCATTCGTATTGTAAATCAGCTGCTCAGCCAGATGGCGCTCTTCTTCCGGGATGGAAGCATAACGCTCTACCTTCTCCGTGTTCACGATGGCATAGTCCAGTCCGGCCTTCGTGCATTCATACAGGAAGACCGAGTTCAGCACCTCGCGGCCCGCTTCCGGCAGTCCAAAGGAAACGTTACTGATCCCCAGTATCGTATGCACGGAAGGCAGGGCTTCCTTAATCATGCGGATACCGTCGATGGTCTCCTTAGCAGAGCCGATATACTGCTCATCCCCTGTACCAACAGGGAACACGAGTGTATCAAATATCAGGTCCTCAGCCGCCAGCCCATATTTGTTCACCAGCAGATCATAGGAGCGTTTGGCAACCTCCAGCTTGTCTTCCGCTTTAATGGCCTGTCCGGATTCATCAATCGTGCCTACGACAATCGCAGCCCCGTATTTATGAATCAGCGGTGTAACCAGTTCGAATTTTTCTTCACCATCTTCAAGGTTAATGGAGTTAATAATCGCTTTACCCTGGCAATATTGCAGCGCCAGATCAATAACCTTGGGATCGGTTGTATCGATCATCAATGGAACCTTCACCTTTTTGACTACCAGCTCCAGAAACAGCTTGATGTCCTCGATCTCATCGCGGTCCGGATCCTGTACGCAGACGTCAATGACCTGAGCTCCACTCTTGACCTGTGCCCGGGCAATCTCCGAGGCTTCCTCGTATTTCCCTTCCACGATCAGCCGCTTGAATTTCCGCGAGCCGAGTACATTCGTACGCTCACCTACCATATAAGGACGGTTGTCACTCTCAACGTAAACAGGCTCAATGCCTGACAATGCCGGCGGATGACTTCCCTCCAGCTGGCGCGGCGGATAAGCCGCTAGTGTCTCTGCCATCGCCCGGATATGATCCGGTGTCGTTCCGCAGCACCCGCCGGCAATATTCAGCCAGCCCTTCTCGGCAAAACCTGCCAGCTTGCGGGCAAGCGAATCCGGTGACTCATGATAGTTCCCGTTCTCATCCGGTAACCCGGCATTGGGATAGCAGCTAACTGCTGCCGAAGAAATTGCCGAGAGCGACCGGATATGATCGCGCATAAACTCGGGTCCGGTTGCACAGTTCAGCCCGATGGAGATCGGCTTCAGATGCTCCAGCGAGATATAGAACGCCTCAATATTCTGTCCAGCGAGCGTCGTGCCCATCGGTTCGATAGTACCCGAGATCATGACTGGCAAAGTGATGCCTGCCTTCTCAAAGGCGTTGCGGATGCCGATGCTTCCGGCTTTCACATTCAAAGTATCCTGGGAAGTTTCCAGCAGCAGGGCATCCACTTTGCCGTCAATCAGCGCTATAGCCTGCTCCTCGTAGCTATCCACCAGCTCCTGGAATGTTACGCCTCCGGTGACCGAAAGCGTTTTTGTTGTCGGACCCATCGCCCCGATTACGTAACGCGGGTGATCGGGCGTTTCAATCTTTTCAACAGCATTTCTGGCCAGCCTCGCAGCTTCCAGGTTAATCTCCCGGGCCCGCTGAGGGATATCGTATTCGGCAAGCACAACCGAGGTTGCGCCGAAGGTATTCGTCTCGATCAGATCTGCGCCTGCTTCAAGATATTGTTCATGAATAGTCTGTATAACCTCCGGACGGGTGAGCACAAGCATCTCATTACAGCCATCCAGCTCATCCCCGCCAAAATCTTCACCGGTAAGTGGCACCTGTTGAATCATCGTGCCCATTGCTCCGTCTAAAATCAGTATCCGCTGCTGCAAGCTTTCAGCAAGTGTGTATTTAGCCACTTCATATCCCCCCAGTAAAACATTAGAGTAAGTTTAGCAGAATAAAGCGGAATCGAAAAGCCTTCCTTTCCACTCTGCATAATAGTTTTTCTTTATAGCCAGCCTCTATCTCTATTTCATTATGGCTGCACTGTAAGTTCTTTAGTCGGCATAGAGTGCTGTGTTCTAGCTGTTACATGCGAAGTCACATCATAGTTGCCTTCCTTCATCAGGATCGACTCAGCTTTATATGTACCGTTGCCGGAGAGCTTGCCTTCAAGCTCCTGCTTGTCTTCTTCATTATTTTTATTCACAATCTCAAAAAGCACCGCCTTCGCATCATCCACAGCTTCACTGCCCTGGGTAACCACAGCCTCAAAAACTACCTTTTGATTTACCGACACGTCCCCCGGATTCCAGCTCAGCTCGACGTGAATCGGTTCCATAGAGTGCTCTGATCCGTCATGCATATGGCTTGATTCTCCATTATTACCTGAACAGCTTACAATCATTGACATCGCCGCAATCGTAAAAAGAGCAATCAGCTTCTTGGGTTTCATCATCCGGAGTCCTCCCGACCAAGGTAGAATTTATAATGATATTTCCAGCTTGCGGTTGCATTCTTTTACTATTATACACAACATATTCGCAATTTTAGAAGATTGCTTAAACTTTCACGCCTTTTTCGTGAAGTTAGTCATTTACAGATGGATTCTCTCCCTATAATTGACCAACCTCTTGCTTTGAGCGCAAAAAAGCCAGCATCCCATTAGGGGATACCGGCTTCACAAAGGTTACACTATAGCGATTGTACCAGGGGGAGGAGCTCAGAGAGATGGCCGATTCTATAATCCGGCTGAATCTCAGGATTTGGTAATTTGCCAGTACGGTTAATCCAGACAGTAGTCAAGCCAGCGGCCAAGCCGCCCTTAATATCCGTCGTGAGTTTGTCGCCGACCATCATCCCTTGTTCAGGGGTTA carries:
- the metH gene encoding methionine synthase, which encodes MGTMIQQVPLTGEDFGGDELDGCNEMLVLTRPEVIQTIHEQYLEAGADLIETNTFGATSVVLAEYDIPQRAREINLEAARLARNAVEKIETPDHPRYVIGAMGPTTKTLSVTGGVTFQELVDSYEEQAIALIDGKVDALLLETSQDTLNVKAGSIGIRNAFEKAGITLPVMISGTIEPMGTTLAGQNIEAFYISLEHLKPISIGLNCATGPEFMRDHIRSLSAISSAAVSCYPNAGLPDENGNYHESPDSLARKLAGFAEKGWLNIAGGCCGTTPDHIRAMAETLAAYPPRQLEGSHPPALSGIEPVYVESDNRPYMVGERTNVLGSRKFKRLIVEGKYEEASEIARAQVKSGAQVIDVCVQDPDRDEIEDIKLFLELVVKKVKVPLMIDTTDPKVIDLALQYCQGKAIINSINLEDGEEKFELVTPLIHKYGAAIVVGTIDESGQAIKAEDKLEVAKRSYDLLVNKYGLAAEDLIFDTLVFPVGTGDEQYIGSAKETIDGIRMIKEALPSVHTILGISNVSFGLPEAGREVLNSVFLYECTKAGLDYAIVNTEKVERYASIPEEERHLAEQLIYNTNDETLSAFVAAFREKKVEKKEKISNLSLEERLASYVVEGTKEGLIPDLNEALTKSGPLEIINGPLMAGMSEVGRLFNNNELIVAEVLQSAEVMKASVGHLEQFMQKDETSVKGKIMLATVKGDVHDIGKNLVEIILSNNGYQIVNLGIKVPPENIIEAFRREKADAIGLSGLLVKSAQQMVLTAQDLRSAGIDVPIMVGGAALTRKFTKNRIRPEYDGLVLYAKDAMDGLDIANRLMNPLERAKIEEEVRLEAEAAVAVAPQQELPVLTRAVRSKISADAPVFIPPDVERHVLRGYPLGHIIPYVNMQMLLGHHLGLRGSVEAQLAAGDARTVELKETVDDILHHAMLEGTIKPHAMYQFFPAQSQGNDILIYNPQNTAEVLHTFTFPRQNVEPFLCLADFLKPVESGIMDYVGFLVVTAGHGVRELSTELKEKGDYLRSHALQAVALEVAEGLAERVHHMMRDTWGFPDPADMTMKQRHGARYQGIRVSFGYPACPDLEDQGPLFKLLMPEDIGVHLTEGFMMEPEASVSAMVFAHPEAQYFNVEKL
- a CDS encoding FixH family protein; amino-acid sequence: MMKPKKLIALFTIAAMSMIVSCSGNNGESSHMHDGSEHSMEPIHVELSWNPGDVSVNQKVVFEAVVTQGSEAVDDAKAVLFEIVNKNNEEDKQELEGKLSGNGTYKAESILMKEGNYDVTSHVTARTQHSMPTKELTVQP